From Gimesia panareensis, the proteins below share one genomic window:
- a CDS encoding DUF2237 family protein has translation MTEKKAKNVLGTELEICSLEPVTGFYRDGCCNTGGSDLGLHTVCTEVTEEFLAFSKERGNDLSTPHPLFEFPGLKPGDRWCLCVERWKEAFEAGMAPKVKLESCHISTLEFVDLEDLQEYAIEA, from the coding sequence ATGACTGAAAAGAAAGCCAAAAATGTTCTCGGTACGGAACTGGAGATCTGCTCCCTGGAGCCAGTCACCGGATTTTACCGCGACGGCTGCTGTAATACCGGCGGTTCGGATCTCGGACTGCATACGGTCTGCACCGAAGTCACGGAAGAATTCCTGGCCTTCTCCAAGGAACGGGGCAACGACCTGAGCACACCTCACCCGTTGTTCGAGTTCCCGGGTCTGAAGCCGGGCGATCGCTGGTGTCTGTGTGTGGAACGCTGGAAAGAAGCCTTCGAAGCCGGCATGGCACCGAAGGTGAAACTCGAATCGTGCCACATTTCGACACTCGAATTCGTTGACCTGGAAGATTTGCAGGAGTACGCCATCGAAGCCTGA
- a CDS encoding PQQ-dependent sugar dehydrogenase: protein MKKTITSLALLLVLAVCPQLSAEEKVNTSPAPVKLVKVFPYLQIDRPIVITHANDGSNRLFIASQKGKIYVVPNTPEDEDLEEGKLFLDISDRVIYLDKKNEMGLLGLTFHPDFKNNGEFFVYYSSPETPNATSVVSRFRVSKDDPGKALADSEEILMKVEQPAWNHNGGTIVFGPDGMLYVTFGDGGAGGDAFHNGQNLSSVLGSICRIDVDHKSPGLNYAIPKDNPFEDGKKPTFATIRKEIWAYGFRNPWRIAFDDKTGKLWAGDVGQGVWEEIDIVVKGGNYGWSVREGKHPFGPNGVEPRKHLIEPIWEYDHQVGKSITGGSVYRGKAIPAIQGMYIYGDYVSGKFWALKYDDASKKVVANHVIESPSIPVMTFGTDQNGEMFLTSSFSEIYMLKAK from the coding sequence ATGAAGAAAACGATTACCTCACTCGCGTTGCTGCTGGTCCTGGCTGTCTGTCCGCAGCTCTCTGCTGAAGAAAAAGTGAACACCTCTCCGGCACCCGTCAAACTGGTCAAGGTTTTTCCTTACCTGCAGATTGACCGCCCGATTGTGATCACGCATGCCAATGACGGTTCGAACCGCCTGTTCATCGCTTCCCAGAAGGGAAAGATCTATGTCGTACCCAATACGCCCGAAGACGAAGATCTCGAAGAAGGGAAACTCTTCCTGGATATTTCCGATCGGGTGATTTATCTCGACAAGAAAAACGAAATGGGTCTGCTGGGGCTGACGTTTCACCCGGATTTCAAAAACAACGGCGAGTTCTTCGTTTACTACAGCTCACCAGAGACTCCCAATGCGACATCCGTCGTTTCCCGGTTCCGTGTTTCCAAGGATGATCCCGGTAAAGCTCTGGCTGATTCCGAAGAAATTCTGATGAAAGTCGAACAGCCGGCCTGGAATCATAACGGCGGGACGATTGTCTTCGGCCCCGATGGTATGCTGTATGTCACCTTTGGTGATGGTGGTGCAGGCGGAGATGCCTTCCACAACGGTCAGAATCTCTCCTCCGTGCTCGGCTCGATCTGCCGGATTGACGTCGATCACAAATCGCCCGGCCTGAACTACGCGATTCCCAAAGACAACCCGTTTGAAGATGGTAAAAAGCCGACGTTCGCGACCATCCGCAAGGAGATCTGGGCCTACGGTTTTCGTAACCCCTGGCGGATCGCCTTCGATGACAAGACCGGCAAGCTGTGGGCCGGCGATGTCGGGCAGGGGGTCTGGGAAGAGATCGACATTGTTGTCAAAGGGGGCAACTATGGCTGGTCGGTCCGCGAAGGGAAACATCCTTTCGGTCCCAACGGTGTCGAACCCCGGAAACACCTGATCGAACCGATCTGGGAATACGATCACCAGGTCGGCAAGTCAATCACCGGCGGTTCGGTCTATCGTGGTAAAGCGATTCCCGCGATTCAGGGGATGTATATTTACGGCGATTATGTCTCCGGGAAATTCTGGGCACTCAAGTATGACGACGCGAGCAAAAAAGTGGTCGCCAACCATGTGATTGAAAGCCCGAGCATTCCCGTGATGACCTTCGGCACCGATCAAAATGGGGAAATGTTCCTGACTTCATCCTTCAGCGAAATCTATATGCTGAAAGCGAAGTAA
- a CDS encoding NPCBM/NEW2 domain-containing protein: MRLSVALCLILLFGSVSERLQADTLRTASGKNLTGDLIQIEQNLFKLQKKAGIEVIPAAETIRVQLDSVDALPARGGLLILANGDRLHAEILRAAEEALVIRLTACPALDELKVPLETVKAAYFRWPTATPAKARLIRHLEQTVKNSDLFYLKNGDYLEGEFLGFDTKGFQFDSAAGETTVPRDGIAYFYFNPELINFPQPDQLRYQLQLTDGSRVTVSTLTLDPKEFRARTLFGAEIHCERNRLAAVIPLGGRVVPLAQLDPAEYQYTPYLSGQWKWHRNRNVLSGPLISGGQEFDSGLGMHSAAELRYPLAGEYAAFETQVGLDDTVGERAAVEVQIEVDGKPVFQREFVRNERQVFNVPRINLTGAQQLVLKVNFGKNADFEDHLNWCRPVLIKKP, encoded by the coding sequence ATGCGATTGTCCGTTGCTCTCTGCCTGATCCTGCTGTTTGGTTCTGTTTCAGAACGTCTGCAGGCCGACACACTGCGGACAGCCAGCGGTAAGAATCTCACCGGCGATCTGATTCAGATCGAACAGAATCTGTTCAAGCTGCAGAAGAAAGCGGGAATCGAGGTGATCCCTGCGGCAGAGACGATCCGTGTGCAGCTGGATTCTGTCGATGCGCTGCCTGCGAGGGGGGGACTACTGATCCTGGCAAACGGGGACCGGCTCCATGCAGAGATTCTGCGAGCGGCTGAGGAAGCCCTGGTGATCCGTCTGACTGCCTGTCCTGCACTGGATGAATTGAAGGTGCCGCTGGAAACGGTCAAAGCAGCCTACTTTCGCTGGCCAACAGCGACACCTGCGAAAGCGCGGCTGATTCGTCACCTGGAACAGACAGTGAAAAATTCGGACCTGTTCTATCTCAAAAATGGCGATTACCTCGAGGGGGAGTTTCTGGGTTTTGATACGAAGGGATTCCAGTTCGATTCGGCGGCCGGCGAAACGACGGTACCCCGTGACGGCATCGCCTATTTCTACTTCAACCCGGAACTGATCAACTTTCCGCAACCCGATCAGCTCCGCTATCAACTGCAACTGACCGACGGCTCCCGAGTGACCGTTTCCACACTCACCCTCGATCCGAAAGAATTCCGGGCCAGAACATTGTTCGGGGCAGAGATTCACTGCGAGCGGAATCGCCTGGCTGCGGTGATCCCCCTCGGAGGGCGCGTGGTTCCGCTGGCGCAACTGGATCCGGCGGAATATCAATATACGCCTTACCTCTCAGGGCAGTGGAAGTGGCACCGCAATCGGAACGTGCTCTCCGGTCCGCTCATTTCAGGTGGGCAGGAATTTGATTCGGGACTGGGGATGCACAGTGCGGCGGAACTGCGTTATCCACTGGCGGGCGAGTACGCAGCCTTCGAGACGCAGGTCGGTCTGGACGATACGGTCGGAGAACGGGCTGCGGTGGAAGTACAGATCGAGGTCGATGGGAAGCCGGTCTTTCAGCGCGAGTTCGTTCGCAATGAGAGGCAGGTCTTCAACGTGCCCCGCATCAATCTGACCGGCGCACAGCAACTGGTGCTCAAAGTCAATTTCGGCAAAAATGCGGATTTTGAAGATCACCTTAACTGGTGCCGCCCGGTTCTGATCAAGAAACCCTGA
- a CDS encoding prenyltransferase/squalene oxidase repeat-containing protein — protein sequence MRYLRFSTGLHCRLPVSIRGVLAVLLLLLSGQTVPVQAQQEVNRSIDAQGKRYYTTPARQAVQRGLQYLAERQHPDGSFGSGSTFKNNVAVTALCGMAFLGDGNTPGRGKYGVQVQKAVDFILASCKPSGYIISPDSISHGPMYGHGFATLFLAEVYGMTRRKDVRVKLEKAVELIVKSQNSKGGWRYTPESKDADLSVTVCQIMALRAARNCGIFISKEVIDRCIDYVKKSQNPDGGFRYQLVRQAESEFPRSAAGVVALYSAGIYEGQEIENGLTYLMGRLPNQRYFRGSHYYYGQYYAVQAMWQAGQQYWDVWYTAIREELVAGQMSGGSWRPDSSNCVEYSTAMSCIVLQIPRNNIPIFQR from the coding sequence TTGCGATACCTGCGATTTTCAACCGGACTCCATTGTCGTCTCCCGGTCTCGATCCGTGGTGTGCTGGCGGTGTTACTGCTGCTGCTCTCCGGTCAGACGGTGCCTGTGCAGGCGCAACAGGAAGTCAATCGTTCGATCGATGCGCAGGGCAAGCGGTATTATACAACCCCCGCGCGACAGGCGGTCCAACGCGGCCTGCAGTATCTGGCTGAGCGTCAGCATCCGGACGGCTCGTTTGGTTCCGGTTCTACCTTTAAAAACAATGTGGCGGTGACGGCGCTGTGCGGCATGGCATTCCTGGGTGACGGCAATACGCCGGGACGGGGAAAATATGGAGTGCAGGTGCAGAAGGCGGTCGATTTCATTCTGGCGTCCTGTAAACCCTCAGGTTATATCATCTCCCCCGACAGCATTTCTCATGGCCCGATGTACGGTCACGGTTTTGCCACCCTGTTCCTCGCGGAGGTCTATGGGATGACGCGTCGCAAAGATGTGCGCGTCAAACTCGAAAAGGCGGTGGAACTGATCGTCAAATCGCAGAACTCCAAGGGGGGCTGGCGGTATACGCCGGAGAGTAAGGATGCGGACCTTTCGGTGACCGTCTGTCAGATCATGGCGCTCCGCGCGGCACGCAACTGCGGGATCTTCATTTCCAAGGAAGTGATCGACCGTTGTATCGATTATGTTAAAAAGAGCCAGAACCCCGATGGCGGATTCCGCTATCAGCTCGTCCGGCAGGCGGAGAGTGAATTTCCCCGCTCGGCGGCTGGCGTCGTCGCCCTCTACAGTGCCGGGATCTATGAAGGTCAGGAAATCGAAAACGGACTGACCTACCTGATGGGGCGGCTGCCCAACCAGCGTTATTTCCGTGGCAGTCATTATTATTACGGTCAGTATTACGCCGTCCAGGCGATGTGGCAGGCGGGGCAGCAATACTGGGATGTCTGGTATACCGCGATCCGGGAAGAACTCGTGGCTGGCCAGATGTCAGGCGGCAGCTGGCGACCCGACAGTTCGAACTGCGTGGAATACAGTACGGCGATGTCCTGTATCGTACTGCAGATTCCCCGGAATAATATCCCCATTTTTCAGCGTTGA
- a CDS encoding phosphoribosylformylglycinamidine synthase subunit PurQ, translating to MSTSPKVCVLRAPGTNCDIETAHAFDLCGAESTRIHLLKLLENPAQLNDYQILCLPGGFSYGDDVGAGIIFASHLQGQLGEVIGNFLAADKLVLGICNGFQVLLKSGILPGGAASWPPKADQPRDATLTWNDNGKYTSLWVNLGVLAKENVFLKDIDQIELPIAHAEGRIAVSDPSVIENWQANQQIAMCYRETGEAETVLQEEILPYPVNPNGSAYNIAALGDPSGRVLGLMPHPERYLFATQHPQWTRLGLEGEGEGIKLFRNAVNYFA from the coding sequence ATGTCAACTTCTCCCAAAGTCTGCGTGTTACGCGCCCCTGGAACGAATTGCGATATCGAAACGGCACATGCCTTTGATCTCTGTGGAGCCGAGTCCACCCGCATCCATCTGCTCAAACTGCTGGAAAACCCGGCGCAGTTGAATGATTATCAGATCCTCTGCCTGCCGGGCGGATTCAGCTACGGAGATGACGTCGGCGCGGGCATCATTTTCGCCAGCCATCTGCAGGGACAACTGGGTGAAGTCATCGGCAATTTCCTGGCTGCTGACAAACTGGTTCTGGGAATCTGCAACGGTTTTCAGGTGCTGCTCAAGTCAGGGATTCTGCCCGGTGGTGCCGCCAGCTGGCCCCCCAAGGCAGATCAGCCCCGCGATGCCACGCTGACCTGGAATGACAATGGCAAATACACTTCACTCTGGGTCAACCTGGGCGTGCTTGCCAAAGAGAACGTCTTCCTGAAAGACATCGATCAGATCGAGCTGCCCATCGCTCACGCCGAAGGCCGTATCGCGGTCAGCGATCCCTCGGTCATCGAAAACTGGCAAGCCAACCAGCAGATCGCCATGTGTTACCGCGAAACCGGGGAAGCTGAGACGGTGCTGCAGGAAGAGATCCTGCCCTATCCGGTCAATCCAAACGGTTCGGCTTATAACATCGCCGCCCTCGGGGATCCTTCAGGTCGGGTCCTGGGACTGATGCCCCACCCCGAACGCTACCTGTTCGCCACACAGCACCCGCAGTGGACGCGACTGGGACTCGAAGGGGAAGGCGAAGGGATCAAGCTGTTCCGCAACGCGGTAAATTACTTCGCCTGA
- a CDS encoding homocitrate synthase/isopropylmalate synthase family protein translates to MFQFFSGAKKQVKNQVKRAVIRHHRRSGAVLFSDTTLRDGEQMPGATLDPAEKLEIAKALEAAGVHSLDAGFPASSQADIEAIQSMVGVIKKPVLTALCRTLPGDIDAADEALAGNPPHKRGVSLFCGTSPLHRQFKLEKNKTEVLKLIVDSIQYAAEKFDIVAFSPEDASRTEVDFLCEVYREAIAAGATTIGFPDTVGILTPYKAQDLICQIQDQVPGIENVLLAVHFHNDLGLAVANTLACIDAGANVVQCTVNGIGERAGNAALEEVAMALHLHQDEYERPHKLDVSQLAPLCSLVSELTGIALSPMKPIGGSNIFATEAGIHQDGLLKNPDTYLPYRPETVGAEGVKLVLGRHSGRKAILHRLHELGREPNEQIVQRVLQAIKELPKGELVDDDLLLKLSS, encoded by the coding sequence ATGTTTCAGTTTTTCTCTGGTGCGAAAAAACAGGTCAAAAATCAAGTCAAGCGGGCGGTGATCCGGCATCACCGTCGTTCGGGGGCGGTCCTGTTCAGCGATACGACGCTGCGTGACGGCGAGCAGATGCCCGGCGCCACGCTCGACCCGGCGGAAAAACTAGAGATCGCCAAAGCCCTGGAAGCGGCGGGCGTGCATTCACTGGATGCGGGTTTTCCCGCTTCGTCCCAAGCCGACATCGAAGCAATTCAGAGCATGGTCGGTGTCATTAAAAAGCCGGTGCTGACGGCACTGTGTCGCACACTGCCCGGTGACATCGACGCGGCCGATGAGGCACTGGCGGGTAACCCGCCTCACAAACGGGGTGTGAGTCTGTTCTGTGGCACCAGTCCACTGCACCGTCAGTTCAAGCTCGAAAAAAATAAAACCGAAGTACTCAAGCTGATTGTCGACAGTATTCAGTACGCCGCCGAAAAGTTTGACATCGTCGCGTTCAGCCCTGAAGACGCGAGTCGGACCGAAGTCGATTTCCTGTGTGAAGTTTACCGGGAAGCGATCGCTGCGGGCGCGACGACCATCGGGTTTCCGGATACGGTGGGCATCCTCACTCCGTACAAGGCACAGGATCTGATCTGCCAGATTCAGGATCAGGTGCCTGGGATTGAAAATGTGTTGCTGGCGGTCCACTTTCATAATGATCTGGGACTGGCCGTTGCTAATACGCTGGCCTGCATTGACGCCGGGGCAAACGTCGTGCAGTGCACCGTGAACGGCATCGGGGAGCGGGCCGGCAATGCCGCACTGGAAGAGGTCGCGATGGCTCTGCATCTGCACCAGGATGAATATGAGCGGCCGCACAAACTGGATGTCTCCCAACTCGCGCCGTTGTGCAGTCTGGTTTCAGAGTTGACCGGGATTGCTCTGTCGCCCATGAAGCCGATCGGCGGCAGTAACATTTTTGCGACCGAAGCGGGCATTCATCAGGATGGGCTGCTGAAAAATCCGGATACGTATTTGCCTTACCGTCCGGAGACGGTTGGTGCTGAAGGGGTCAAGCTCGTGCTCGGGCGTCACAGCGGCCGCAAGGCGATTCTGCATCGACTGCACGAGCTGGGCCGGGAACCGAATGAGCAGATCGTGCAGCGGGTCCTGCAGGCGATCAAGGAACTCCCCAAAGGGGAACTGGTCGACGACGACCTGCTGCTGAAGCTGTCGAGCTGA
- a CDS encoding cation:proton antiporter encodes MTAFDFGVHSAHFYNLLAVTEGSMWHSLADILILLAAAIVLGTLAEQLRQSAILGYIAAGTLVGPNLLGWVSDRQSIFDLAELGVALLLFAIGLEFSLPRLRRLGRIPLLAGILQIILTLLGGLVVSLLLGFSVSESLAIGAMIALSSTACVVRMLNDRAELDAPHGRTALGILLVQDMAVIPLMLIITALVGKGSAGEIAIQLSVSLLLAIVFVAVFYGLFNFVLPRLLELSSLRRNRDFPILLAMVMAAGSAWAAHRLGLSPALGAFVAGVLLAISPFATQIRADVQPLKTVLVTLFFAAVGMFGDLNWVIGHLGIVLAVVAAIVAGKLLITFGATWFCGQPWQFALGTGLCLSQVGEFSFVLATVARGTAGAPGILSESTFRLIISSTIATLLLTPYLIQLAPIAANLLRRLGGKRPAENEPLTTDAPAADLNSRRETDDDLILILGFGPAGQRVAGELLQVGLKKIVVIDLNHENLQMAEQYGLRSQLGDATQIEVLEHAGLYRSRLVITTLPSPTVCRQIIFLVRQLAPSTALYVRCRYHLHHWQLLAAGADVVVDEEEHVGECLAKHILESPLLQQLRASQKSKPDTSAEHE; translated from the coding sequence ATGACTGCATTCGATTTCGGAGTACATTCCGCTCACTTTTATAACTTACTGGCCGTCACAGAAGGGAGCATGTGGCATTCGCTGGCAGACATTTTAATTCTGCTGGCAGCGGCCATCGTCCTCGGTACCCTCGCCGAACAGCTCCGACAGAGCGCCATCCTGGGTTACATCGCCGCGGGAACTCTCGTAGGACCGAACCTGCTGGGCTGGGTCTCAGACCGACAGAGTATCTTTGATCTCGCTGAACTGGGGGTTGCTTTGCTGCTGTTTGCCATTGGCCTGGAATTTTCCCTTCCGCGGCTGCGACGGCTGGGCCGGATTCCACTGCTGGCCGGCATTCTGCAGATCATCCTCACCCTGCTGGGGGGACTCGTCGTCTCGCTGCTCCTGGGCTTCTCTGTCTCAGAGTCCCTGGCCATAGGTGCCATGATTGCGTTGAGCAGTACCGCCTGTGTGGTTCGCATGCTCAATGACCGGGCCGAACTCGATGCTCCTCACGGTCGAACCGCGCTGGGGATTCTGCTGGTGCAGGACATGGCGGTCATCCCGCTGATGCTGATCATCACCGCGCTGGTCGGGAAAGGTTCGGCCGGTGAGATCGCCATTCAGCTGTCGGTCTCACTGCTGCTGGCGATTGTCTTCGTGGCTGTCTTTTATGGCCTGTTCAATTTCGTGCTGCCCCGGCTGCTGGAACTCTCTTCACTGAGGCGCAACCGCGACTTCCCCATTCTGCTGGCCATGGTGATGGCCGCGGGGTCTGCCTGGGCCGCCCATCGCCTGGGACTCAGCCCCGCGCTGGGGGCATTCGTCGCCGGCGTGCTGCTGGCGATCTCCCCATTCGCAACGCAGATTCGCGCGGACGTCCAGCCGCTGAAAACGGTGCTGGTCACCCTGTTCTTTGCTGCGGTCGGCATGTTTGGAGATCTCAACTGGGTCATCGGTCACCTGGGAATCGTACTGGCGGTTGTGGCCGCGATCGTTGCGGGAAAACTGCTGATCACGTTTGGTGCCACCTGGTTCTGTGGTCAGCCCTGGCAGTTTGCTTTGGGAACTGGTCTCTGCCTCTCTCAGGTCGGGGAATTCTCATTTGTACTGGCGACGGTCGCCCGGGGAACCGCCGGGGCACCGGGAATCCTCTCTGAATCAACGTTTCGCCTGATCATCTCATCCACGATAGCCACGCTGCTGCTGACCCCCTACCTGATTCAGTTGGCTCCCATCGCAGCGAACCTGCTCCGCCGCCTGGGTGGGAAACGACCGGCCGAAAATGAACCACTGACAACAGACGCTCCAGCAGCAGATCTGAACTCCCGCCGGGAAACCGATGATGATCTGATCCTCATACTGGGGTTTGGGCCCGCCGGTCAGCGGGTGGCAGGCGAACTGTTGCAGGTGGGCCTGAAAAAAATCGTGGTGATCGATCTGAATCATGAAAACCTGCAGATGGCGGAACAGTACGGGCTCCGCTCTCAATTGGGGGATGCGACCCAGATCGAGGTACTGGAACATGCAGGCCTCTATCGTTCGCGCCTCGTCATCACAACCCTGCCCAGCCCGACCGTCTGTCGACAGATCATATTCCTGGTGCGTCAGCTGGCTCCCTCGACAGCCCTGTATGTCCGCTGCCGTTATCATCTACATCACTGGCAGCTCCTGGCTGCGGGCGCGGATGTGGTTGTGGACGAAGAGGAGCATGTGGGCGAGTGTCTGGCGAAACACATTCTGGAATCCCCACTGCTGCAACAGTTGCGAGCTTCCCAGAAATCGAAGCCCGACACATCGGCAGAGCACGAATAA
- a CDS encoding Gfo/Idh/MocA family protein yields MSQQSRREFLEQSMFAAAGAAALSTSIPQLSAAESQSSSPNEKLRVALLGVNGRGQSHLGAYAGRKDTEIVAIVDPDESVGMTKGVGNVYKKTNKKPKYYKDLRKAFEDQDIDVVSIATPNHWHALGAIWAIQAGKDVYCEKPVSHNVSEGRRIVEAARKHNKIVQTGTQCRSQPGLIDAIAFIKAGGIGDVKLARGTCYKRRKSIGPKGNYDVPASVDYDIWLGPAPMAPLTRQRFHYDWHWQTPTGNGDLGNQGIHQMDIARWGLGVDDIGESVQAYGGRLGYVDAGDVANTQVSIHEYGDKRLVFEVRGLETEAYKGSKVGVIFYGTDGYLVIPSYNSATAFNNDGKMIKKFSGSADHFANFIDAVRSRKISDLNADINEGHLSSALCHLGNISYELGEKMPVKELAAELSGDTEALETLSRFRQHLGDNKLSTDDTIVSMGPKLTIDSKAETFTGSRSSEANPKLTREYRKPFVVPTTANL; encoded by the coding sequence ATGTCTCAACAATCTCGTCGCGAATTTCTTGAACAATCGATGTTTGCTGCCGCCGGCGCAGCAGCTCTGAGCACTTCGATTCCTCAGCTCTCAGCAGCCGAGTCGCAGTCCAGCAGCCCCAACGAAAAACTGCGCGTTGCCCTGCTGGGTGTTAACGGTCGCGGTCAGTCTCACCTGGGTGCCTATGCCGGCCGTAAAGACACCGAGATCGTCGCCATCGTTGATCCCGATGAAAGCGTGGGGATGACCAAAGGCGTCGGTAACGTCTACAAGAAGACCAACAAAAAGCCGAAGTACTACAAAGACCTGCGGAAGGCTTTCGAAGATCAGGACATCGATGTGGTCAGCATCGCGACTCCCAACCACTGGCACGCACTGGGAGCGATCTGGGCCATTCAGGCTGGTAAAGATGTCTACTGTGAAAAGCCGGTCAGCCACAACGTCAGCGAAGGTCGCCGGATTGTGGAAGCCGCCCGTAAGCACAACAAGATTGTCCAGACCGGTACACAGTGCCGTTCACAGCCTGGTCTGATCGACGCGATCGCCTTCATCAAAGCCGGCGGTATCGGCGATGTTAAACTGGCCCGCGGTACCTGCTACAAGCGTCGTAAATCAATCGGCCCCAAGGGTAACTACGATGTGCCGGCCAGTGTCGATTACGATATCTGGCTTGGTCCGGCACCGATGGCACCCCTGACCCGTCAGCGGTTCCACTACGACTGGCACTGGCAGACCCCGACCGGTAACGGCGACCTGGGTAACCAGGGGATCCACCAGATGGATATCGCCCGCTGGGGACTGGGCGTCGATGACATCGGCGAAAGCGTACAGGCTTACGGCGGTCGTCTGGGATATGTTGATGCCGGCGATGTCGCCAATACTCAGGTCAGCATCCATGAGTACGGCGACAAGCGTCTGGTCTTCGAAGTCCGTGGCCTGGAAACCGAAGCTTACAAGGGTTCTAAAGTCGGCGTGATCTTCTACGGTACCGACGGATACCTCGTGATTCCGAGCTACAACAGTGCTACGGCCTTCAACAACGACGGCAAAATGATCAAGAAGTTCTCCGGATCGGCTGATCACTTTGCGAACTTCATCGATGCCGTCCGCAGCCGCAAGATCAGCGATCTGAACGCGGACATCAACGAAGGTCACCTCTCCAGTGCTCTGTGTCACCTGGGTAACATTTCCTACGAACTCGGCGAGAAGATGCCGGTCAAAGAACTGGCTGCTGAGCTCAGTGGAGATACCGAAGCTCTGGAAACGCTGAGCCGCTTCCGTCAGCACCTGGGCGACAACAAGCTCAGCACTGATGATACGATCGTCAGCATGGGTCCCAAACTGACCATCGACAGCAAGGCAGAAACCTTCACCGGTAGCAGGTCTTCTGAAGCCAATCCGAAACTGACTCGTGAATACCGTAAGCCATTCGTGGTTCCTACGACGGCTAACCTGTAA
- the bshB1 gene encoding bacillithiol biosynthesis deacetylase BshB1: MDSPLDVLVVAPHPDDAEISVGGTILACKAAGQRVGVVELTNGEPTPYGSPEIREKETAASTEVLQLDWRENLQLPNRSLESSLTARRQLAEVFREQQPKVILAPYWEDVHPDHVAASHLVDASRFWSKLSKTDMSGDRYWPPQIYYFWSIHLRIHPKASFVFDISPHIEQKMQAIRCYESQMIQGRPTEHPTVLDDIKDRARYWGWTIHRAYGEPFASREEIGIQSFLPLSAAE; encoded by the coding sequence GTGGATTCCCCATTAGATGTACTGGTCGTGGCTCCGCATCCCGACGATGCCGAAATCAGCGTGGGCGGCACGATTCTGGCCTGTAAAGCCGCGGGCCAGCGTGTGGGCGTTGTTGAACTAACCAACGGTGAACCAACGCCTTACGGTAGCCCTGAGATCCGGGAAAAAGAGACCGCCGCCTCGACAGAGGTCCTGCAGCTGGACTGGCGGGAGAACCTGCAACTGCCAAACCGGAGTCTGGAATCGAGCCTGACCGCCCGCCGTCAACTGGCGGAAGTCTTTCGCGAACAGCAGCCAAAAGTGATTCTCGCCCCGTACTGGGAAGACGTGCACCCCGATCACGTGGCGGCGAGTCACCTGGTGGATGCGTCCCGGTTCTGGTCGAAGCTCAGCAAAACCGATATGTCGGGGGATCGCTACTGGCCGCCGCAGATCTATTATTTCTGGAGCATTCATCTGCGGATTCATCCCAAGGCGAGCTTCGTGTTCGATATTTCTCCTCACATCGAGCAGAAAATGCAGGCAATCCGCTGTTATGAGAGCCAGATGATCCAGGGGCGTCCGACAGAACATCCGACGGTTCTGGACGACATCAAAGACCGGGCCCGTTACTGGGGCTGGACGATTCATCGGGCCTATGGTGAACCTTTTGCCAGTCGCGAAGAGATTGGAATTCAGAGTTTTCTGCCATTATCGGCGGCGGAATGA